In one Euzebya rosea genomic region, the following are encoded:
- a CDS encoding aromatic-ring-hydroxylating dioxygenase subunit beta — MATSLSPEARLAVQDFLTHEAELLDAHRYREWLELWEADGVYWVPASDRSAADPDSAINIIYDNRRRIERRVAQLETGLRHAQIPASRLVRTIGTISMVPRGEDLDVRMAFVLVESRREQHVWSGRVEYVLRARNEGFGIRQKKVLLVDPQRPLDTLAFLP, encoded by the coding sequence ATGGCAACCTCGCTCTCGCCCGAGGCGCGTCTCGCGGTTCAGGACTTCCTGACCCATGAGGCAGAGCTTCTCGACGCCCACCGTTACCGGGAGTGGCTGGAGCTGTGGGAGGCCGACGGCGTCTACTGGGTGCCCGCCTCGGACCGTTCCGCTGCGGATCCCGACTCGGCGATCAACATCATCTACGACAATCGTCGGCGAATCGAACGGCGGGTGGCGCAGCTCGAGACCGGCCTACGACACGCCCAGATCCCCGCATCGCGGTTGGTGCGCACGATCGGGACCATATCCATGGTTCCCAGGGGGGAGGACCTCGACGTCCGCATGGCGTTCGTGCTCGTTGAGTCCCGCCGAGAACAGCACGTCTGGTCAGGCCGCGTCGAGTACGTCCTCCGGGCCCGCAACGAGGGGTTCGGGATCCGCCAGAAGAAGGTGTTGCTGGTGGATCCCCAGCGTCCGCTGGACACGCTGGCCTTCCTGCCGTGA